The Tripterygium wilfordii isolate XIE 37 chromosome 23, ASM1340144v1, whole genome shotgun sequence genomic sequence AGCCTCTTTTCCAAGCTCACTATCTGATTGCACATTAGTAGAGTCCAGATATTTACTTGTTAGTGAAGGTCAAGGACCACAAGTGCAGTAAAACCCTTAAGTCATGGGTAATGACGCTAGTCCATAAAATGCCATAGACTGGATACAGTCAACAGACCACAAAACCAAAGCAGACACTGAGCAGATGCTATGATAATATGTTATAAAATTTGCAATATAAACTATAAAGAAATGGAAAATAATTTCCAATGTGGACAATGACCTAATTTGAGCATAAAAAATCACGCCATGACATAAGAATATTTAGAGCAAAAGAGACTGGAAGTAAAATCCAAAACATATGCCAAACTCTACCAATGAAAATGGGGGTTTTAAAAAATTGTTCCCCTTTAATTTTTGGACTTGGGGAATAGATTCTTTAAGATCCCATTTTGAATTCCCCGAATGGTTGAGGTACATTTCATGGGAAAGAAAAATCACCTTTATCCCTTTGAGATGGTTCTTTTTCATCTTTCTCTGGAACATGCTCTTCAAGGAACTGCTGAATTGTTCTCCAGTAATGATCACCACCAGACAGCCAAGTGTCCATATGCATGCCATTaggaaattccacaaaaatgcaCTTCTTGTTATGAGCAGCAGCTTTAGCATACAACAGCTGCATATGGGAAGGAGGAACCATCTCGTCTTGCAATCCAGAGAAAAAAAGGATTGGCTGCTTAACCTGCAGTCAATAATGTTGCCAAAGGAATGAGGCTTACAAGTTGATACAAAAATGAACATGCCGATTACTCAGAAAATCTAGAAAAATCCAATAAAAGCGTTTGAATTAATATGTAGTCTTACCTGGCCTATTATGTCAATGGTACTCCAAGGAGAACGTACAAGGAAGTTAAGAATTTTAGGACCTTTTGAACTACTGCGCCCAATAAACCACTTCAGGAAAGGCAGTAGAACTCCAGCCATGTCCAGAATAGATGTGAAAGTGTTTTCCAGTACGAGGGCAGCAACCTGCAAATTAACATCAATGAAACATGAGCACAGTCAAAATGAACACAGTGACATATACACAATATAGACAGAGAAAGAACAGAGAGAGGGATGAAATAGTTTGTCTTATCAACTTGTCTTGATACATCCGTTGAGTGGGGCTTTATACACTTGAACAACACTATTACAACTAGTACATAACAACAGCCCATACTACCTGTCATACACAGCAGCCCATACACCATAATTCTAACGAGTACAAAAGATGACAACAATAAAATTCATGTAATATGAAAACCTTTGAATAGGGATTGGGAGCCAGCAAAACAGTAACAAAGatgaaatttgaaaaagaaattaaattgcaGTGTCGCATACAAGTATGAGATGGATAAAGCCTCCATGGACAAATTCATTATTGATGTAGGAGTTAGGACAGCTTTACCCTCTTATTAAAGGTTTCTTACGATGAATTCTTAAGTAATTAGGGTTAAATCAGGGATTTGGGTGATTAGAGCTTGAAAGAACTTGAAATTAGGGCTTCATAATGGTAGAATCAGATCTGAAAATTGTAAAAGAAATTAGATAAACGAAGTAAGGAAAGGATAGATAACCTAAGCATCACAACTAGAGTTCCTCGGCATATCACAATCGAAAAGCAAGTCACGTGCTTGAAAATAATCTCAAAATTATTCATTATCATCCTCGAGAGATTACATCCACACacccacatatatacatacatatagactCTTCGTAATCCTAATTCTATAAAACTTTCTTCAAACAATACTGGGATTCCTAAAAAGTAAATAATAAGACTCCAATTATAGCTATGACTTgacttaagaaaataaaataatgaaagacTAATTGAAATACTTATTAGTTTACAGTTCAAGATTCTAACACACCTGAAAATTCCGATAATACCCTTACTatgaacatgtggcctagtggtagagttgtcaGGATGCAAATAGAGGTCAcgggttcaattcctggaaacaaccactccacatattatgtggggtaaggtctgtgtacGTCTTGTCTGTCGCTGACCCTGACCACAGCCTTGTGCACAagtattgtttacctttttacccttactatgaaaactaaaagaaacttagttaaaatagacctaataataaactaaattgtgaaaaaataaaattatgtaaAAGCTAAAACAGACCCTTTAAGATATCAAGGATCTAAATAGTGTAGATCTTTGAATTTACTCTTTCAGGACATGTACAGGCTACAGCTCCTGCATCAATTTCAATTATCTATATCAAGCAAAAGACTAGAGACTGccaagctaaattagcaagtgttTTCTCTGAATTTAACAAGCTAATTTACTTTGTGTTGGTTAGTTTCCACAAGAGGTAAGGAATGATATGAATGTTAGGTTGTAATAACATCTTTTTTTAGgggaaataataattaattttgacaCTTAATGAAAACTATTACCATTATAATAGACTTAACTACCAAACAGGATCATAAATGGTCtttttgagggaaaaaaaaagtaaacaccaCAAATTTTAAGATCCTCAATTCCACTCCTTTGCCACAGAATAAAAGGTTCAAGTAGTAGACAAGTGGTACCTTGTCAGGGTTGTTTTTGGCAAGCATGGATCCAACAGCACCCCCAAGAGACCTTCCAAATACAAGTATTCTAGATGTGTCAATGTCACTCCTCTGAGAAAGATGATCTAGAGCAGCCTGGACAGAAATTCCACTAATCAAGATTACGTTCGAAGTCCAGGAAAAAACCTTTCAAAGTTAAGAAATAATAACCAAGAAGCAAGAGCAGAGAGGCACACACCTGAGCATCCTTGGTAATTCCATGCTGAGAAGGATAACCATCACTTGCTCCATATCTGGTTTAACTAAAGAACATGAATTAGCATCCGTAAGGTGGCACAAGCACCAGTCATATTATCACATCTAAATTTACATGAAGATGCTTAAGTTCTCAAAGtctatgtttttctttctcaattgAAAAGTTCGAAAAGTCGTAAGAGGAAGAAGCATCAACTGAAACGTTAAAATTTCATACCCTCGGTATGAAAGCATGAAAACATTGCATTGCAACTTCTGTATCATTATGCGAACCATTTCAAGACGGTGGGCAATATCTGCATGCCATAAGTTAAGGCCTCTAGAATGGTATCAAAGCTGATCAAGACCAAACAATATCCCAAAAACTGAAGCTGCTGAATACTGGAACaactacaaataacaaaaataactaAATGCCAATGTCATGTAAGAttcaaaaaaacaagaagaataaaGGTAAGGAATAGGATACTTCCAGCATTCTCTTGGAAAAACAGGATAGTTGGACCTGCAAAACCAGAATGCTATCTCACGAGCTTTGAGAAGGTTATCCTATCCTCACTAGCAATCAACAACACAATTACAAGATAGAGACGGACACATAGAGTTTCATGACAGAAATGAGAAAACCATCTTAGGTCATGCATATTCAATATGAGAACAACATTCAAACGAGTGGGAAATTAACTAGACCATCTAATGTCACTTCATACATAATTGCATTGCATCCTTTCCATCCTCAGTTACGAATGGAAGTTACCACAATCAAAGCCTTTATTTCAACAGTCAATAACGTCCACTCAACAGTCAGGTCGTAAAAATAGTTTCTGGATTTGGGAAGGTATTCTCtatattgacattatttttccaGGTTCAACAGCTGAAGATAATAGTTCAAGCAAACCATGGCTTCTAAAGACAAATTATAACCTTAGCAAGATGCAGTTCAGTTCACATTCCGAATTTCAACAAATTTTGCAAGTTTCATGGAGAGGTTGTTACAGTAGATACAGTGAAATTTTATAATTAGAGTAAAAATACCAACAAAAAAGCACAAATCGAGCAAGCAAGAATAGAAATGAAGGGAAAAGTAGGGGACCTCGACAATCGGGGAAGACCTTAATGAACCATGCATGGAGGCGGACGCCATCGGAAGATCGGAGCCAGACATCTTCGTAGAGTAGACGGAGGCGGGAGGGGGTGATGGGGTATGCCTTGGTGAGACCAGGTAACACCGGCACGTACACCAGCTTCTCCTGAAACGCCACCAATAACGCCATCCCGGCCACCGCTATCCCTCCCGCTGCGTACATCAACCAATTCACATACCCCATccccgattttctctctctctctctcttcttccctCTTCTCCTCGTCTTCTCCTCGTCCTCCCCTCTATTTGCACTGAATTCTCTGTTACTTTTTATTTGTGAGAAAAAGAACTGAAACCGGGAATCTGTGTCTGTGAGAGAGAGTGGGTCCACTTCATTCAGGTGTTGAAATCTTGACCATTTATCAAGCGCATGCTCGCGCTTGATTCACTGCACCTGAGCACCACTAGATAACGCTAATCACTCTTTCCCAATTCCCAGTgccatgattttattttattttggttcgTTGGAAGAAAATTCAAGAAATATTTCGTGTAAATCCGGATAGGCGAGCTCCAATTCTCCATCAAAATCCATGTTAATATGTGCGATTGAGAAATCAAGGAGAGGTGGTTTGATTAACAATAGACTGTgtggattagacatatgtgtgtccaaattCGATTCTATTTAAAAACAAATTTCTgtgtgattgagtattttgatatttataacgttagaatataataaattttgacaaaaattataaatattaaattctaaacTATAAATCTCAAATCCAatactctaaaccctaaaacctaaaattTAAATTCTAACCCttaaaatctaaaccctaaacattaatTCATAACTCCTAAAATctaatatatcttttttttttaaaaaaaatcatgatttaacatgaattTTAATAGATAATTGGGGTTCCTCCATCCAGTAAATTGTATATAACCCTAAAGGGTACttattatatatagatattttgactttttatgtgctgcatcaaaattcacaaaaaagtTTATAATTGGAGAGTGGATTTTTCTCATGTGGTGGAGTAAGCATTATTCGTCTTGGAATTTGTCCTTAAACATCAGACTGCAAGGCCACGCAAACAGAAATTCCAGTTGGACCAAAGTGTAACAGTGACCATAAGAAATTAAGAATATTGTTCTCAATGAAAAACGAACTCAAATGTTCAGTGAAAAACAAACGTAAAATCTTTCGGGTCTTTATGATTTGACTCCTGCGATATTCACCGCTACGCTATCAGTGATTCTGTTTAGGAGTGTCAGACTGTAAATTGGAATGTGTTAATTTCATGTTGGATTCTAAATATGGTTTGTGTTGAATCTCAGGCAAGCCAAGTATTTAATATTGTACTCTTGTGAGGTTGCCAAAGATGGTTTCTTGGTTCCAATATCATgcaaaattagggttttaaagATAGTCACCCCTTTGAATAAAGAACAAACCATGCATCACAAGCACGAGAAAATGGGCATTTGGTGTATACTATACATTGTGGATATTGAGACTCCGCAATTCTCTAGAGTGTAtaattcacatctaatggtATAGGAAAAGTTAGACTCGACAATTTTGAACCGAATtacggagcccccaaatccgtAGGCTGTATTTCACCCTGTTGTGCCACACCCACGTCATCCACAAGACATTGTCCAAACTTTACTGTTGCACAGACTGCTTATATTTGCATGTAAAAACTTCTGCTGAGACTAGCTACCTTGAAAGCTTGATAATGGCTAAAAACACCATATTCAACTCAACGATAAAAATTACGCGTGCTTCATCATAATTTAACCATTATCTACATCAGAAACCAAGCGGTGATCCGCCAACACTTTTGAGTTTCAAACAAATCGTAGCAAacgagttgaaacttgaaagagtGGGTCTTCACAAAACAGGTTCTAGCACATTACAGAAGTTTTAAGGTATCACCTTTGCAACAAGCATGTAGCATACCAACGCAAGTAGAGTGACAAAGCCAAGGATGAATTGCCCGATGGTGAAACCTCCCTTCTCACCGTACGACTGAAGCACAATGCTGCATTCCACTGCTGATGATGAGCCTAGTGCCTTGCATGCCTCCACCCATGGAAGGCGAGAAGCCTGAGAACCTGTGATCTTGTTGTCGAAAAAGGAACTCACCATCAGGGACACTTGTGATGTCTGAGCATGTTGCGTTTGACATATATTCAGCCGTTTCTGACTGACAGACTTTGAACTCCGACATATCATTCTTTTGATGTAAGTGAATGCTATTTGAGACTGAGACGCAAGGCATGCTAGTTGTGGGAGATGTAATGGATTGTTGTAGCTTGTTTGTGCTAAGAAAGCGTCCACCGGATCCTCTAACCCTATTCAATGCATGACGATGCCGAGATTCGTGAAGGTAGGGCTGTGTATAATTGAAAGCACTCAAATCAGCATATTAAAGTATTCTGTTCAGACAAAGATATGATTTGGTAAGAAATCTACATAGCTGGATGATGCTCGTGATGATGGCAGGCGTATTacttttgaagtaaattgtagCATGATATTCTTGTTCAAAAATAACTATCAATCTTTGTACCTTAAACACGATTTTAATCAGGCGAGATTCTCCAAAACTTGAAAGGAGTTACTTCTCCATATTACCAAACGCAAATAGGATATAAACAAAAAGGAATTCAGCATAAATAATACCTTCCGTGCTTTGACTAGTTTGTTTTGAGCCTCAAGCTTTGCCCGTGACTGTCTCCTTCTGAGAATTCCATGATATTGTTTTGCATTTACATAAATGGGAGCATCATCAGCAAGATCAAGAGGCAGTGGGACTCGCGCAGATGCCATCTCAACCATCTGAGCTCCTAATTGGGGCTGAATCCAGTTCATTTTCAATACCAATACAAATGAAAGCAGTGAGAGTCACCCAAAAAAAGTATAAATATACAAGTAAACAAAGCTCAGCTTTAATATTCAAGGATTGAGTGCTCAAATCAGTCTACATGACAGTACATAGAGCTCTATTTTTTGCAGAAAGGACATATAATTcaccttttttttgataagccaagtttttttttatcattatcaGTGTGAAAGCAGGAATCAAACCTTGCCCTGGTCTAAGTCCTAAGGAGTAGACTATATCATTAGGCCAAGAGCTCCTTGTTTAGGAACTATAATTCACTAATATACATTGGCCTCAATACAATAACAGGACCTGCATTGCCATCAGAGAAGTAAACTTCATGGGTGCATAATTGTTAACTCTTCTTGGGTAAATCAAACTACTATGTAAACGATATTTCACATAGTTATTGCACAGCAAACAAAAGCATTGCAAAAACAACTCTCTAAAGAGAACTTACGATAGCCTGTGGTCCATATGGAGTATATAAACTGCCATAGCAAGCATTGACATAAGCATAAGGAACTTGAGCCTGAAAATGGAGCAAGAAGATAAGTTTAAAACCATGCTGACAGGCAGAATGTTAACAACAGCTCAACTAACCATTGAGTTCTGATAATCAACTAGAGCAGGATCGACAGCAGTGTCTCGGGTACTCAAATAAGGAGCTAGCTTCATTTGACCATCCACCCTTTTGCTGCAACTTCCACTTTGAACTGAGAGCAAGGGAAAATAATTAACCGCTGTTTGGCTAGCGTAGCAATATGCCAGTGCAGTAAAGTTTATGATTAGTGTTGTTTTGACAATTAACTAAGGTAGTCCAAATAGAATTGCAAAGATAGAGACTTGCAAATCATTCCTAGCTGTAAAAAAGGGACTATGATGGATGGGAAAGAATTCACGAGGTACAACTTTGCGGAAGAGTGACATATTAGTGATACGAAGATCCCATAATAAGCTCTTAAGCATCCAAAACAAGATGCATTTTTGGATTTTGCTTTTCTAAGAAGATTTGGTATAAGTTGATTACTGTCCAAGGACTCACATTCCAATCGATTTAAGCGATAGCAGGAAACATTTCATTAAATAACTATGATCAGGTAACATGGCTGTCCCACAACCATATTTTAACAGACACAGCAAGATAATTccccaaaagaataaaaataaaagacaggTCAACattaaatctaaaaaaaaatattgatatacGTTATGAAAGAAGGAAAACACAAGTATGCATGTACACTGTACATAAATATACAAAAAGTTCTAAGTAGGTATAAAAGAGGAACAAAGTTGAGACAATTAAAAAGATGAATAACCTATGCTAGGAACTAGTTGCATTGCAAGTACGTTCAGATACCTTTCCTCAACTAAATATTAAGAGTATAGTTACCGGGAATGCTCTACTACCCCTCGTACCCTGAATTGGGACGCACGTTCTGGAATGGGGTACACTAGTGATTTGGGATACTCGGGAACGTGATCTGGGACGCCCAAATGGGTGTCCCAAAAATCTGCTATAGAAAACTTGAGAAATAGAGTGGAAATCAGGTATAATTGActcaaaattgaaaggaaaaccCAAAATCATCACTGATTGAATATAGATAGACTTGAGGGAAATAGAGGGAGTGAGAGGAGAAAAATTGACCTTCaaaattcattgaaaacattgaTTCTAATCACAGAGGTTTATAGAGGCAGAAGGAAGTGCACCTCACCATTTTAAACGCTCAGAGACATTAATCTAGATAACCTTTCAATATTTAGTGGCGACCCGAATAACCTTTCCAACTGTACCACGTTCCCAATTAGCGTACCACCTAATCCTACCCCCAACGTaccacaaattaatcaagtggCGTACCCCATTCCCGTACCACGACCCGGAGCGTACCGAGTTCCGGGTAACTATGATTAAGACTTCAGACACATATCCAATTATATATACCAGATTCTGAGGAAATGCTTTGATCTTGAGAATTGGCTCGTCCCGCGGCACCAATTTTACCATTGGCAAACCCAATTGATTCAGTTGTAGATG encodes the following:
- the LOC119992631 gene encoding nuclear transcription factor Y subunit A-3-like isoform X1, whose amino-acid sequence is MATRVQNLPEENCGQRSVSVPHFAVSCPLQWTSNEQHIPWLSRTTSLKVESSSQLCHEAKDLGLQLPDQDSSTTESIGFANGKIGAAGRANSQDQSISSESVQSGSCSKRVDGQMKLAPYLSTRDTAVDPALVDYQNSMAQVPYAYVNACYGSLYTPYGPQAIPQLGAQMVEMASARVPLPLDLADDAPIYVNAKQYHGILRRRQSRAKLEAQNKLVKARKPYLHESRHRHALNRVRGSGGRFLSTNKLQQSITSPTTSMPCVSVSNSIHLHQKNDMSEFKVCQSETAEYMSNATCSDITSVPDGEFLFRQQDHRFSGFSPSMGGGMQGTRLIISSGMQHCASVVR
- the LOC119993745 gene encoding alpha/beta hydrolase domain-containing protein WAV2-like isoform X2; the encoded protein is MGYVNWLMYAAGGIAVAGMALLVAFQEKLVYVPVLPGLTKAYPITPSRLRLLYEDVWLRSSDGVRLHAWFIKVFPDCRGPTILFFQENAGNIAHRLEMVRIMIQKLQCNVFMLSYRGYGASDGYPSQHGITKDAQAALDHLSQRSDIDTSRILVFGRSLGGAVGSMLAKNNPDKVAALVLENTFTSILDMAGVLLPFLKWFIGRSSSKGPKILNFLVRSPWSTIDIIGQVKQPILFFSGLQDEMVPPSHMQLLYAKAAAHNKKCIFVEFPNGMHMDTWLSGGDHYWRTIQQFLEEHVPEKDEKEPSQRDKDFEGR
- the LOC119992631 gene encoding nuclear transcription factor Y subunit A-3-like isoform X4 yields the protein MATRVQNLPEENCGQRSVSVPHFAVSCPLQWTSNEQHIPWLSRTTSLKVESSSQLCHEAKDLGLQLPDQDSSTTESIGFANGKIGAAGRANSQDQSISSESVQSGSCSKRVDGQMKLAPYLSTRDTAVDPALVDYQNSMAQVPYAYVNACYGSLYTPYGPQAIPQLGAQMVEMASARVPLPLDLADDAPIYVNAKQYHGILRRRQSRAKLEAQNKLVKARKNTLIC
- the LOC119992631 gene encoding nuclear transcription factor Y subunit A-3-like isoform X3 codes for the protein MPEISPTASSCLIRSQRSLLLLVLVQSGSCSKRVDGQMKLAPYLSTRDTAVDPALVDYQNSMAQVPYAYVNACYGSLYTPYGPQAIPQLGAQMVEMASARVPLPLDLADDAPIYVNAKQYHGILRRRQSRAKLEAQNKLVKARKPYLHESRHRHALNRVRGSGGRFLSTNKLQQSITSPTTSMPCVSVSNSIHLHQKNDMSEFKVCQSETAEYMSNATCSDITSVPDGEFLFRQQDHRFSGFSPSMGGGMQGTRLIISSGMQHCASVVR
- the LOC119993745 gene encoding alpha/beta hydrolase domain-containing protein WAV2-like isoform X1 translates to MGYVNWLMYAAGGIAVAGMALLVAFQEKLVYVPVLPGLTKAYPITPSRLRLLYEDVWLRSSDGVRLHAWFIKVFPDCRGPTILFFQENAGNIAHRLEMVRIMIQKLQCNVFMLSYRGYGASDGYPSQHGITKDAQAALDHLSQRSDIDTSRILVFGRSLGGAVGSMLAKNNPDKVAALVLENTFTSILDMAGVLLPFLKWFIGRSSSKGPKILNFLVRSPWSTIDIIGQVKQPILFFSGLQDEMVPPSHMQLLYAKAAAHNKKCIFVEFPNGMHMDTWLSGGDHYWRTIQQFLEEHVPEKDEKEPSQRDKAVKSYL
- the LOC119993745 gene encoding alpha/beta hydrolase domain-containing protein WAV2-like isoform X3; translation: MGYVNWLMYAAGGIAVAGMALLVAFQEKLVYVPVLPGLTKAYPITPSRLRLLYEDVWLRSSDGVRLHAWFIKVFPDCRGPTILFFQENAGNIAHRLEMVRIMIQKLQCNVFMLSYRGYGASDGYPSQHGITKDAQAALDHLSQRSDIDTSRILVFGRSLGGAVGSMLAKNNPDKVAALVLENTFTSILDMAGVLLPFLKWFIGRSSSKGPKILNFLVRSPWSTIDIIGQVKQPILFFSGLQDEMVPPSHMQLLYAKAAAHNKKCIFVEFPNGMHMDTWLSGGDHYWRTIQQFLEEHVPEKDEKEPSQRDKVKSYL
- the LOC119992631 gene encoding nuclear transcription factor Y subunit A-3-like isoform X2 — its product is MATRVQNLPEENCGQRTTSLKVESSSQLCHEAKDLGLQLPDQDSSTTESIGFANGKIGAAGRANSQDQSISSESVQSGSCSKRVDGQMKLAPYLSTRDTAVDPALVDYQNSMAQVPYAYVNACYGSLYTPYGPQAIPQLGAQMVEMASARVPLPLDLADDAPIYVNAKQYHGILRRRQSRAKLEAQNKLVKARKPYLHESRHRHALNRVRGSGGRFLSTNKLQQSITSPTTSMPCVSVSNSIHLHQKNDMSEFKVCQSETAEYMSNATCSDITSVPDGEFLFRQQDHRFSGFSPSMGGGMQGTRLIISSGMQHCASVVR